Within the Gemmatimonadota bacterium genome, the region CTGTTCGTCACCCGGTTTCACGAAATAGCCACCGTCCTTCAGCAGGTCGGGAAGCGGACTGGCGGTGGTAGCGATTACCGGCGTTCCACATGCAGCGGCCTCGATCGCGGGGAGGCCAAATCCCTCGCTCTCCGACGGCAGCAGCAACGCGATCGCACCCGACAAGAGGTGGCGCAGCTCGTCATCCGGTATGAAGCCTGTCCATTGGACGAGTTCCGTCGTGCCGCACTGACGAATCGCGTCTGCGATTCGCGGGCTGTCACCATGAAAGACGTCCGAGTCACGCGTGCCGACAAGCAGGAGACGTGGCGGATGCTCGGCGCCGCGAATTGCGGCGGCGTGCGCTCTCACGATCATGTCCACGTGCTTGTGAGGATTGAATCCGCCGACGTAGACAAACCATCGCTCGCCGTCGCGCAGGCCGTACTTTCGCGCGACGGCGTCGATATCCGCGGCACACTCGCTGGGCTTGTAAATGGAGGACGGCGCCTCGGTTGCGACTCTGAGACGATCGCGAGAAAGTCCGTGCACGGCGACGATCTCGCTCGCGGCAAATTCGGACACGGTGAGCACCAGCTTCGCCTGTATCAGTGCGAGCCGGGTCTTGAGATTCCAGAATAGGCGGGCGCGTCGCGATGGAAGAGTCATCTCGGGAAAGCGCTCTGCGATCGCGTCGTGCAGAGTGACCACCGCTGCGAGACGCGGCGGAAGCGGAAAGTACGTGTAGACAGACGGCGAGAAGAAGACATCGAGTTTCGCACGCCACACCGCGCGCGTGAAACGCAGCATGTCGCCCGGAGACCGCGAACTGTCGACGGCGGCGGCAACCGTTGGGGAGACGCGTTGCTGTACGAGTACGAGACGCACATTCGCCGTCGTGCCGGTCCATGTGGCGGCTGCGCGGTCGTCCACGAAGAGCGTGAACTCGTCCGCTGGAGACCGCTCAGCCATCGCCGCGATCAGCTCTCGCGCAAATCTGCCGTAGCCGCGTCCGTTGGCGATGCATGTCGCGTCCACACCTATCCTCACGCGCTGGCAGGCAGCTTATCTCCGGCGCGAGCATCGCTGATGTCGGAGCTGGCTATCTCGAGCTTCTGTTCCTC harbors:
- a CDS encoding glycosyltransferase family 1 protein, giving the protein MDATCIANGRGYGRFARELIAAMAERSPADEFTLFVDDRAAATWTGTTANVRLVLVQQRVSPTVAAAVDSSRSPGDMLRFTRAVWRAKLDVFFSPSVYTYFPLPPRLAAVVTLHDAIAERFPEMTLPSRRARLFWNLKTRLALIQAKLVLTVSEFAASEIVAVHGLSRDRLRVATEAPSSIYKPSECAADIDAVARKYGLRDGERWFVYVGGFNPHKHVDMIVRAHAAAIRGAEHPPRLLLVGTRDSDVFHGDSPRIADAIRQCGTTELVQWTGFIPDDELRHLLSGAIALLLPSESEGFGLPAIEAAACGTPVIATTASPLPDLLKDGGYFVKPGDEQATARAMIALMTDEGDRVTRGNRAREGAGRLSWVAAADVALSALREAAA